From one Comamonas piscis genomic stretch:
- the ubiB gene encoding ubiquinone biosynthesis regulatory protein kinase UbiB gives MKRFFRGFTILWVVWRYGLHDMVLSSFNHPWLKGITRVLRLGRNWTEPRGQRLREALEQLGPIFVKFGQVLSTRRDLLPPDIAEELSLLQDRVPSFDSRIAVQTIERAFRKPLAEVFVSFDEKPIASASIAQVHFATIRTREGTLRDVAVKVLRPGMLPVIDSDLALMRTMAELVEKFSADGKRLKPRQVVAEFDTYLHDELDLMREASNAAQLRRNMEGLDLVLIPEVFWDFCHQEVMVMERMNGVPINQVDTLRAAGVDIPKLARDGVTIFFTQVFRDGFFHADMHPGNIQVSLEPESFGRYISLDFGIVGTLTEFDKEYLAQNFTAFFRRDYKRVAELHIESGWVPPDTRVDELEAAIRAVCEPYFDRPLKEISLGMVLMRLFQTSRRFQVEIQPQLVLLQKTLLNIEGLGRQLDPDLDLWSTAKPFLEKWMLDQMGPQRLWRELKSQAPRYAKLLPDMPRLVHQYLARNGNGADNDQMLKELLVQQKLTNKLLQIIICGGIGFVLGLVVLQLFIRVRIF, from the coding sequence TCAACCACCCCTGGCTCAAAGGCATCACACGGGTACTGCGCCTGGGGCGCAATTGGACGGAGCCACGCGGCCAGCGCCTGCGCGAGGCGTTGGAACAACTAGGCCCCATCTTTGTCAAATTTGGCCAGGTTTTGTCCACCCGGCGCGATTTGCTGCCGCCCGATATTGCCGAAGAACTGTCGCTGCTGCAGGACCGCGTTCCATCATTCGATTCACGCATCGCGGTGCAGACCATCGAGCGGGCGTTCCGCAAGCCCCTTGCCGAGGTCTTCGTCAGCTTTGACGAAAAGCCGATCGCCAGTGCCTCGATAGCCCAGGTCCACTTTGCCACCATCCGCACGCGCGAAGGCACGCTGCGCGATGTCGCCGTCAAGGTGCTGCGCCCGGGCATGCTGCCGGTGATCGACAGCGACCTGGCGCTGATGCGTACCATGGCCGAGCTGGTCGAGAAGTTCTCCGCCGATGGCAAGCGCCTCAAGCCGCGCCAGGTGGTAGCGGAGTTCGACACCTACTTGCACGACGAGCTGGACCTGATGCGCGAGGCATCCAACGCCGCCCAGCTGCGCCGCAACATGGAAGGGCTGGACCTGGTACTGATCCCGGAAGTGTTCTGGGATTTTTGCCACCAGGAGGTGATGGTGATGGAGCGCATGAATGGCGTGCCCATCAACCAGGTCGATACCCTGCGCGCTGCTGGTGTGGATATCCCCAAGCTGGCCCGCGATGGCGTGACCATTTTCTTCACCCAGGTGTTTCGCGATGGTTTTTTCCATGCGGACATGCACCCGGGCAACATCCAGGTCAGCCTGGAGCCTGAGAGCTTTGGGCGCTATATCTCGCTGGATTTCGGCATTGTTGGCACCCTGACGGAGTTCGACAAAGAGTACCTGGCGCAGAACTTCACCGCGTTCTTTCGCCGCGACTACAAGCGCGTGGCTGAGCTGCACATTGAAAGCGGCTGGGTGCCGCCCGATACCCGGGTCGATGAGCTCGAAGCCGCCATCCGTGCCGTCTGCGAGCCGTACTTTGACCGGCCGCTGAAAGAGATTTCGCTGGGCATGGTGCTGATGCGCCTGTTCCAGACCTCGCGGCGCTTCCAGGTCGAGATCCAGCCCCAGCTGGTGCTGCTGCAAAAGACCTTGCTCAATATCGAAGGCCTGGGCCGCCAGCTGGACCCGGACCTGGACCTGTGGAGCACCGCCAAGCCATTCCTGGAAAAGTGGATGCTCGACCAGATGGGGCCCCAGCGCCTGTGGCGCGAGCTCAAATCCCAGGCGCCGCGTTATGCCAAGCTGCTGCCCGACATGCCGCGCCTGGTGCACCAGTACCTGGCGCGTAATGGCAACGGTGCTGACAACGACCAGATGCTCAAAGAGCTGCTAGTGCAGCAAAAGTTGACCAACAAGCTGCTGCAGATCATCATTTGCGGTGGCATAGGTTTTGTGTTGGGGCTGGTGGTACTGCAGCTCTTCATTCGCGTCCGCATTTTCTAA